One part of the Chryseobacterium mulctrae genome encodes these proteins:
- a CDS encoding cation:proton antiporter, with protein MGKYRNIIFYVATIIFFSALMYWFFVEGKTLEIGENIPPSKVTGNTMWENFTDSFLSNLHHPLALLLAQIVTIILVAKLFGWICVKLKQPSVIGEMIAGIVLGPSLFGLYFPELSAFIFPKESLGNLQFLSQIGLILFMYIVGMELDLSVLRKKAHDAVVISHASIIIPFALGVGLSYFIYKEFAPEGIQFSSFALFIAIAMSITAFPVLARIVQERNLHKTKIGTVVITCAAADDITAWCILAAVIAVVKAGSFSGSIFVIIMAIVYVFIMIKAVRPFLHRIAESQKGKGFISKALVAVFFLILIISSYATEVIGIHALFGAFMAGAIMPENVKFRNLFIEKIEDVALVLLLPLFFVFTGLRTQIGLLNDPHLWKIGGFIILTAVIGKFVGSALTAKFLKLSWKDSLTIGALMNTRGLTELIVLNIGYDLGVLGPELFTMLVIMALFTTFMTGPCLDIINYFFKGKKSSLEEEEHDENDSKYRVLLSFETPESGSTLLKLADNLTHKMNGNKSVTAMNIAPVDELHAFDIDNFEKEQFKNVIETSQELQLEVTTLFKASTDIENDLTNISNKGNYDLLLIMLGKSMYEGSLLGRLLGFTTKIINPEKLLNTVKGKSNIFNNSPFDDSTLQILDNTNIPVGVLVDRDFNSADRVFIPIFNLSDFYLLEYAKRLINNNNSQIIILDVAGQIRNNIEVKELIRSIEQVAPNHITLYNEKQIEKEFLQSQDLMLISKKSWRGLIDSKSLWLSDIPSTLIISNP; from the coding sequence ATGGGGAAATATAGAAATATTATTTTTTATGTAGCAACGATTATCTTTTTCTCAGCATTGATGTATTGGTTTTTTGTGGAAGGAAAAACCCTGGAAATAGGAGAAAATATTCCACCAAGCAAAGTTACCGGGAATACAATGTGGGAAAATTTCACCGATTCTTTTTTATCTAATCTGCATCATCCTTTAGCACTTTTACTGGCTCAGATTGTTACCATTATTTTGGTTGCAAAATTATTTGGCTGGATTTGTGTGAAACTAAAACAACCTTCCGTAATCGGAGAAATGATTGCAGGAATTGTTTTAGGACCTTCACTTTTCGGATTATATTTTCCTGAACTTTCAGCGTTTATTTTTCCGAAAGAATCATTAGGAAACTTACAGTTTTTAAGTCAGATTGGTTTGATTCTCTTCATGTATATTGTCGGAATGGAGCTTGATTTAAGCGTTTTAAGAAAAAAAGCGCACGATGCAGTTGTGATCAGCCACGCAAGTATCATCATTCCTTTTGCATTGGGAGTTGGTCTGTCTTATTTTATTTATAAAGAATTTGCTCCGGAAGGAATTCAGTTCAGTTCCTTTGCCTTATTTATAGCGATTGCGATGAGTATTACCGCATTTCCGGTTCTCGCCAGAATTGTACAGGAAAGAAATTTACATAAAACAAAAATAGGAACCGTTGTTATTACCTGTGCTGCAGCCGATGATATTACAGCCTGGTGTATTTTAGCTGCCGTAATTGCAGTGGTAAAAGCAGGATCTTTTTCGGGATCAATTTTCGTGATTATCATGGCGATTGTTTATGTTTTCATAATGATTAAAGCGGTAAGACCATTCTTACACAGAATTGCAGAATCACAGAAAGGCAAAGGTTTTATCAGCAAAGCATTGGTTGCTGTATTTTTCTTAATTCTTATTATTTCGTCATATGCAACAGAAGTTATCGGAATCCATGCATTATTCGGAGCATTTATGGCAGGTGCGATCATGCCTGAAAATGTAAAATTCAGAAACTTATTCATCGAAAAAATAGAGGATGTTGCCTTGGTTTTATTGCTTCCGCTTTTCTTTGTATTTACAGGTTTAAGAACACAAATCGGGTTATTAAATGATCCACATCTTTGGAAAATAGGTGGATTTATTATTCTTACAGCCGTTATCGGAAAATTTGTAGGAAGTGCTTTAACTGCTAAATTCTTAAAACTAAGCTGGAAAGACAGCCTTACAATCGGTGCATTGATGAATACAAGAGGTTTAACCGAACTTATCGTTTTGAACATCGGTTACGACCTTGGAGTTTTAGGCCCCGAATTATTTACGATGTTGGTCATCATGGCATTATTCACCACCTTTATGACTGGGCCTTGTCTTGATATTATTAATTATTTCTTTAAAGGCAAAAAATCGTCATTGGAAGAAGAGGAACATGATGAAAACGATTCAAAATACAGGGTTCTTTTATCTTTTGAAACCCCAGAATCAGGAAGTACATTACTGAAACTTGCCGATAATCTTACGCATAAAATGAATGGTAATAAAAGTGTAACTGCAATGAATATCGCTCCTGTTGATGAATTGCATGCTTTTGATATCGATAACTTTGAGAAAGAGCAGTTTAAAAATGTGATCGAGACTTCGCAGGAACTTCAGCTTGAAGTTACTACCCTTTTCAAAGCTTCTACAGATATTGAAAATGATCTGACGAATATTTCGAACAAAGGAAATTATGATCTTCTTTTGATTATGCTCGGAAAATCAATGTACGAAGGAAGTTTACTCGGAAGACTTTTAGGTTTTACCACAAAAATTATTAATCCTGAAAAATTATTGAACACCGTAAAAGGAAAAAGCAATATTTTCAACAATTCGCCATTCGACGACTCTACTTTGCAGATTTTAGATAACACCAATATTCCTGTCGGAGTTTTAGTAGACAGAGATTTTAATTCTGCAGACAGAGTATTCATTCCGATTTTTAATTTAAGTGATTTTTATTTGCTTGAATATGCAAAAAGACTGATTAACAATAACAATTCACAGATTATTATTTTGGATGTTGCAGGACAGATCAGAAATAATATTGAAGTGAAAGAACTCATCAGAAGCATCGAACAGGTTGCACCCAATCACATCACTTTATATAACGAAAAACAAATTGAAAAGGAGTTTTTACAGTCTCAAGATTTAATGTTAATCAGCAAAAAAAGCTGGCGAGGTTTGATTGACTCTAAAAGTCTTTGGTTGTCGGATATTCCTTCAACACTGATTATTTCAAATCCTTAA
- a CDS encoding aspartyl protease family protein, translating to MYKLFLFFILFLSFTKNQAQELSIPFEIIDGFPIIHVSIDGKNHQFVFDTGAFMTCINSEVFPNLPVSKTIENIGGIGSERKSINAVNFSFNFSNQNYTNQEVLYTDLSSFSKMSCTNLKISGIIGRDIMENYIVEINPDSKKIVFHTLSTFNENHLIGFTKIKLQKTSAPYLPITIEKQKRYVQFDTGSNGGLSTTNYKLENYIKTTQHISYKSKGSSIGIHGVNNDEDIHYKVYNSPLEVGNLAVKNQVFKTSKNDFNNMGFDFSKQFISYLDLKNHKLFIKQVNQNTESINDTALHNLGFSVNYNVEKEKNMITILSTRVENLVLGDTLISINGETPPKNNCEMYSFLRKFFGSKMKIVIERNNETKEIEIESV from the coding sequence ATGTACAAACTTTTCTTATTCTTTATTCTATTTCTATCTTTTACAAAAAACCAGGCACAGGAATTATCAATTCCATTTGAAATTATAGACGGATTTCCTATTATTCATGTCTCGATAGACGGGAAAAATCATCAATTTGTTTTTGATACCGGAGCATTTATGACATGCATAAATTCAGAAGTTTTCCCTAATCTTCCTGTTTCAAAAACTATTGAGAACATAGGAGGAATTGGTAGTGAAAGAAAATCAATCAATGCTGTGAATTTTTCTTTTAATTTTTCAAATCAAAACTACACTAACCAAGAAGTTCTTTATACCGATTTAAGTTCATTCTCAAAAATGAGTTGTACGAACTTAAAAATAAGTGGAATTATTGGACGAGATATAATGGAAAACTATATAGTGGAAATTAATCCTGACAGTAAAAAAATTGTCTTTCATACTCTTTCAACATTTAATGAAAATCATCTTATTGGTTTTACAAAAATTAAACTTCAAAAAACTTCAGCTCCATATCTTCCTATAACAATAGAAAAACAGAAACGTTATGTCCAGTTTGATACCGGAAGCAACGGAGGATTAAGTACTACAAATTATAAGCTTGAGAACTATATCAAAACAACACAACACATTTCCTATAAAAGTAAAGGAAGTAGTATTGGAATACATGGCGTTAATAATGATGAAGATATACATTACAAAGTTTACAATTCTCCATTAGAGGTCGGAAACCTCGCTGTAAAAAATCAGGTTTTTAAAACATCAAAAAATGATTTTAATAATATGGGATTTGATTTTAGCAAACAGTTTATTTCCTATTTAGATTTAAAAAATCACAAGCTTTTTATAAAACAGGTAAATCAGAATACTGAAAGTATTAATGATACAGCTCTGCATAATCTAGGATTTTCTGTCAATTATAATGTTGAGAAAGAAAAAAATATGATAACAATACTTTCTACAAGAGTCGAGAATTTGGTTCTAGGTGATACTTTGATAAGTATCAATGGTGAAACACCTCCAAAAAACAATTGTGAAATGTACTCTTTTCTAAGAAAATTTTTTGGTTCGAAAATGAAAATCGTTATAGAGCGGAATAATGAAACAAAAGAAATTGAAATAGAATCTGTTTAA
- a CDS encoding lytic transglycosylase domain-containing protein yields MKPNFKNIILSAALLSCSHFVNAQFLAASDTSESSVRKYKNIIEANKEVVTFIEFSMVEKGLPKHLRNLALIESHFNRNITSHAGAVGVWQFMTAHANQYGLTEDRRNDLYRSTKTAAVSLKNLYKKYNNWVTVVAAYNCGEGNIAKAMQAANSTQYHVFSKYLPAETINHVKKYLNACYATGELPAVLANYNDARTISLLNSRKTDSQEIALSETEINAGFNLTVIASELKIKMDDLLSWNPGIKDELDSKGESTFYLPTDLMPDFLMKKNAILSKSIRTK; encoded by the coding sequence ATGAAACCAAATTTCAAAAATATCATTTTAAGCGCTGCACTCCTTAGTTGTTCACATTTTGTGAATGCACAGTTTCTTGCAGCATCAGATACTTCTGAAAGCAGCGTGAGAAAATACAAGAATATTATAGAAGCCAACAAGGAAGTTGTTACTTTTATTGAATTTTCTATGGTTGAAAAAGGCTTACCAAAACATTTAAGAAATTTAGCTTTAATTGAATCCCACTTCAATCGAAACATCACTTCACACGCAGGAGCTGTAGGAGTTTGGCAGTTTATGACCGCTCACGCCAATCAGTACGGATTGACAGAAGATCGGAGAAACGATTTGTACAGAAGTACAAAAACAGCCGCCGTTTCATTGAAAAACTTATACAAAAAATACAACAATTGGGTAACTGTTGTTGCTGCTTATAATTGTGGAGAAGGGAATATTGCCAAAGCAATGCAGGCTGCCAATTCTACGCAGTATCATGTTTTTTCCAAATATTTACCTGCAGAAACGATTAATCATGTCAAGAAGTATCTCAATGCGTGTTATGCAACCGGTGAACTTCCTGCCGTTTTAGCCAATTATAATGATGCAAGAACGATATCCCTTCTGAATTCAAGGAAGACAGATTCTCAGGAAATTGCTTTATCGGAAACGGAAATTAATGCAGGATTTAATCTTACGGTTATTGCAAGTGAATTAAAAATTAAGATGGACGACCTTCTTTCATGGAACCCCGGAATTAAAGATGAACTGGATTCGAAAGGAGAAAGTACTTTTTATCTTCCGACTGATTTGATGCCCGATTTTTTAATGAAAAAAAATGCAATTCTTTCGAAGTCGATACGTACGAAATAA
- a CDS encoding choice-of-anchor L domain-containing protein, with protein sequence MLNGRLQYLLLVLMLLGNFTFSQQRKISKSTSKPSNLTMKAGAFIDVNTANYAESSYSITQLVKDVLIAGGSTCSTANVSNVVVSPNLLVGDQTRSWGFFNKGTTNFPFAKGIVLTTGQARKAGNAYQLGELSDELPTQGDIDLAAALGISNNLLKDASYIEFDFIPTATEVKFKYLFASEEYFGDYPCNYTDGFALLLKPNTPGSTYTNLAVLPGSAGAVNVKNIRPGTQFNGSPLICGALNASYFGGYNTSSIETNFSGRTIPLTAQATVVPGQSYHFKMVLADNQDFRYDSGVFLEAGSFDIGVQILGAGGVQLPASINVCDNAPQTFTASTQVPNATYIWYLNNGVIPGATSASYTATQPGVYKVEVMFPGSSCPGSATVTIVGGTSPTVQNATLTSCYEPGNVNFNLTSAQATISTTPGATFSYYVNQSDANAGNTSTIATPTTFSSAGNQTIYVLVKNGFCSKVAELQLIKASEITATIATPAALTCTNTQVTLNASASVYPAGSTFAWTTTGGNIVSGANTLNPVVNLAGTYTLTITNTYQPGSVICTGTANVTVLGDSTPPTSTLTASKILICAGETVTLTAGGGTTYTWTGLTGTGNTQTVTPATTTTYTVTAQGANGCTSTTPATITIEVSQPITVQSATLLRCYQQGNITYDLTSAQPQMTTVGTATFAYYVLQVDANAGNGNTIAAPTTFQSAGNQTIYVLVKNGGCSYVVTLQLLTTAVTNLTIAAPQTITCAVPQITLNATASTVPAGSTILWTTAGGNIVSGANTLNPVVNAGGAYTLTVTNVTQPGNLACTFTATVNVVEDKVLPVVTLTSSFAQICPGESVTLTAAGGVTYTWANLTGNGNTQVVSPATTTTYSVTATGANGCVSAAPATITIIVGPPTAFIAASKGKICAGESVTLTASGGFTYNWTGLPGNGNTQVVTPTVTTTYEVFALGGNGCVSTIPAKITIEVVPAIVSTLADVYVCAGDPATLDAGAGPNYTYLWNTGATTQTITTNVPGSYSVEISNGTCSRLFTAQIINPDLPQFTNVVFDKEMLTITASNPSGGVLEYSIDGGVNWQTSNIFYNVLKNTSYTLMVRKQGAKCGNSLEFFTFVLNNAITPNNDGANDYIDFNGIIGYKNFAASIFDRYGAELFKADKSNTRWNGSLKGINLPTGTYWYRVQWENPASKKLELKSGWILLKNRD encoded by the coding sequence ATGTTAAATGGTAGATTACAATATTTGCTTCTTGTTTTGATGCTTCTTGGTAATTTCACTTTTTCCCAACAGAGAAAAATAAGTAAAAGTACTAGTAAGCCATCAAACCTCACAATGAAAGCAGGAGCATTTATTGATGTCAATACAGCAAATTATGCAGAATCATCTTACAGCATAACACAGTTGGTGAAAGATGTGCTTATTGCAGGAGGTTCTACATGCTCTACGGCAAATGTTTCCAATGTAGTAGTTTCTCCAAATCTGTTGGTAGGCGATCAAACCAGAAGTTGGGGATTTTTTAATAAAGGAACTACTAATTTTCCATTTGCAAAAGGTATTGTATTGACTACAGGACAAGCCAGAAAAGCAGGAAATGCTTATCAATTAGGTGAATTAAGTGATGAGCTTCCAACCCAAGGCGACATTGATTTGGCAGCTGCATTAGGAATTTCTAATAATTTGTTAAAAGATGCTAGTTATATAGAGTTTGACTTCATTCCAACAGCAACAGAAGTTAAATTCAAATATCTATTTGCATCCGAAGAATATTTCGGTGACTATCCTTGTAATTATACGGACGGCTTTGCATTATTATTAAAGCCCAATACACCTGGCTCCACCTATACAAACTTAGCTGTTTTACCTGGTAGCGCAGGTGCTGTTAACGTCAAAAATATTCGTCCAGGAACACAATTTAATGGTTCTCCATTGATTTGTGGAGCTTTGAACGCTTCGTATTTTGGAGGTTATAATACATCAAGTATAGAAACTAATTTTAGTGGTAGAACTATTCCATTGACAGCACAAGCAACAGTAGTTCCAGGACAATCATATCATTTTAAAATGGTTTTGGCAGATAATCAGGATTTTAGATATGATTCTGGGGTCTTCCTTGAAGCCGGTTCTTTCGATATTGGAGTGCAGATTTTAGGTGCAGGAGGAGTACAATTGCCCGCGTCAATTAATGTTTGTGATAATGCTCCACAGACTTTTACAGCATCTACTCAGGTTCCGAATGCTACTTATATTTGGTATTTAAATAACGGAGTTATTCCTGGTGCAACCAGTGCTTCTTATACCGCGACACAACCTGGAGTTTATAAAGTTGAGGTTATGTTTCCGGGTAGCTCATGTCCAGGTTCAGCTACAGTAACGATTGTTGGAGGAACTTCTCCAACGGTTCAGAACGCAACATTGACGAGTTGTTACGAACCAGGAAATGTCAATTTTAACTTGACATCAGCTCAAGCAACGATTAGTACAACTCCGGGAGCTACTTTTTCATATTATGTAAATCAGTCTGATGCAAATGCCGGAAATACAAGTACGATAGCAACTCCAACTACTTTTTCAAGTGCAGGAAACCAAACTATTTACGTATTGGTGAAAAATGGTTTCTGTTCTAAAGTAGCGGAACTTCAATTGATAAAAGCTTCAGAGATTACAGCTACTATTGCAACACCAGCAGCTTTAACATGCACCAATACTCAGGTAACACTTAACGCTTCGGCGTCAGTTTATCCGGCTGGTTCTACCTTTGCATGGACAACCACCGGAGGTAATATTGTATCGGGAGCTAATACTTTAAATCCAGTAGTTAATTTAGCAGGAACGTATACTTTAACGATTACAAATACATATCAACCAGGAAGTGTTATTTGTACAGGTACAGCTAATGTGACGGTTTTAGGAGATAGCACTCCGCCAACTTCAACACTTACTGCAAGCAAAATTTTGATTTGTGCAGGTGAAACTGTAACACTTACTGCGGGAGGTGGTACTACTTATACCTGGACTGGGCTTACCGGGACGGGAAATACACAAACAGTAACTCCAGCTACAACCACAACTTACACTGTTACTGCACAAGGAGCAAACGGATGTACTTCTACAACTCCTGCAACAATAACAATTGAAGTTTCACAACCAATAACTGTACAAAGTGCAACGCTTTTAAGATGTTATCAGCAAGGAAATATCACTTATGATTTAACATCTGCACAACCACAGATGACCACTGTAGGAACTGCAACTTTTGCTTATTATGTGCTTCAAGTAGATGCCAACGCAGGAAATGGGAATACGATTGCTGCTCCTACAACATTTCAAAGTGCAGGTAACCAAACGATTTATGTGTTAGTTAAAAACGGAGGTTGTAGCTATGTGGTAACCTTACAGTTATTGACAACAGCTGTTACCAATTTAACAATAGCTGCTCCGCAAACAATTACTTGTGCAGTTCCTCAGATTACACTTAATGCAACTGCATCTACAGTTCCAGCAGGCTCAACAATTTTGTGGACAACTGCAGGTGGAAATATCGTTTCGGGAGCCAATACTTTAAACCCAGTGGTTAATGCAGGAGGAGCATATACGTTAACAGTGACTAATGTTACTCAACCAGGAAATTTAGCATGTACTTTTACGGCAACAGTAAACGTTGTTGAAGATAAAGTTTTACCTGTAGTTACCTTAACATCTTCTTTTGCACAGATTTGCCCTGGTGAATCTGTAACGCTTACAGCTGCAGGTGGAGTAACATATACTTGGGCAAATTTAACAGGGAATGGAAATACACAAGTTGTTTCGCCAGCAACTACTACAACGTATTCTGTTACTGCCACAGGAGCAAATGGATGTGTTTCTGCAGCTCCGGCAACAATTACTATTATTGTAGGACCTCCAACAGCGTTTATAGCGGCTTCTAAAGGGAAAATTTGTGCAGGTGAATCTGTAACATTAACAGCTAGTGGTGGATTTACTTATAACTGGACAGGTCTTCCCGGAAATGGAAATACGCAAGTTGTAACTCCTACTGTTACTACAACATACGAAGTTTTTGCACTGGGTGGAAATGGTTGTGTATCAACTATACCAGCTAAAATTACCATTGAAGTTGTTCCGGCAATAGTTTCTACGTTAGCAGATGTATATGTTTGCGCCGGAGATCCAGCAACATTGGATGCAGGTGCGGGTCCAAATTATACTTACTTATGGAATACAGGTGCAACTACACAAACAATCACGACGAATGTTCCGGGATCTTATTCTGTAGAAATAAGCAATGGTACATGTTCTAGATTGTTTACTGCACAGATCATCAATCCTGATCTTCCTCAATTTACGAATGTAGTTTTCGATAAAGAAATGCTTACCATTACGGCTTCAAACCCTAGTGGTGGAGTTTTAGAATATTCTATTGATGGTGGTGTAAATTGGCAGACTTCAAACATATTTTACAACGTATTAAAAAATACGAGTTATACTTTAATGGTAAGAAAACAAGGTGCTAAATGTGGTAATTCTTTAGAGTTCTTTACTTTTGTTTTAAATAATGCTATTACTCCAAATAATGATGGAGCCAATGATTATATTGATTTTAATGGAATTATCGGATATAAAAACTTTGCCGCTTCAATATTTGATAGATATGGTGCAGAATTATTTAAGGCAGATAAATCGAATACAAGATGGAATGGTTCTCTAAAAGGTATTAATTTACCAACAGGAACGTATTGGTATCGCGTACAATGGGAAAACCCAGCGAGTAAAAAATTAGAATTAAAATCCGGATGGATTCTTTTAAAGAATAGAGATTAA
- a CDS encoding ATP-dependent Clp protease ATP-binding subunit has protein sequence MGVLVTNETVKQLFHIAQSIARENYNATYSGPHILQALMHKDIGLNEFLKTIDKDPGYFYEWADVRIEDYPKTTHLPAEVGEGEFVDQILEEADDIRLKLGLDEITPICILTAIVKPQVAFTLQQLKSLPLREHEIFNLYRKDTPFATSENGDISSLFGGSSDFSDSSFPSIKSYCVDRTAQARNGDIENIIGRDKELRMLVEILCRRSKPNVIIVGEPGVGKTALVEGFATEIIKGNVPEMLKNATLLELDTGALLAGTSYKGEIEDRLKKVINECKKIEKAVLFIDEIHTLLDPKGSIGNIGNILKPELARGEITVIGATTQEEYRKIIEPEQAFNRRFEVLTVLEPDEKTCVKMIDVLLDGYKKHHGIEVEKTAIPECVRLAKRYAKGKKLPDAAIDLLDRTMAAIKMLDELSEKELESWKEIYENILKEEYFDDKDKADELIWNYNLLRDKISPILWGSLSEQPQIDNSMPVESIQKIIEETYAELLQHAAKKREKVDRLELAAVMAAKTNIPIGKIQAQEKEKLLNMEGLLMNRVVGQDHALKILSDAIVENRSGLNKPGQPIGSFFLLGPTGTGKTELAKSMAELLFNDEKAMVRFDMSEFKEEHSAALLYGAPPGYVGYEEGGMLVNKIRQQPYTVVLFDEIEKAHHSVFDVFLQIMDEGKVHDKLGKEGDFSNALILFTSNIGSEEIVKQFEEGKVPESNSLMQIMSNSGRFRPEFLARITEIIPFAPITESIAERIFNIQLKSLHTSLTRLGMSLKISDEAVKNLALNGFSSKYGARQISGVIRSQLARPISKMIVREEVKSGQNLSVDWNAEEEKISWKVD, from the coding sequence ATGGGAGTACTTGTTACCAACGAGACAGTAAAGCAGCTGTTTCATATTGCACAGTCAATTGCCAGAGAAAATTACAACGCTACTTACAGCGGTCCGCATATTCTGCAGGCTTTAATGCATAAAGATATCGGCTTAAATGAGTTTCTGAAAACCATAGATAAAGATCCAGGATATTTTTACGAATGGGCAGATGTCCGAATTGAAGATTATCCGAAAACTACCCATCTTCCGGCTGAAGTTGGTGAAGGAGAGTTTGTAGATCAGATTTTGGAAGAAGCAGATGATATTCGTTTGAAGCTGGGCTTAGATGAGATTACTCCGATTTGTATTCTTACGGCGATTGTAAAACCGCAGGTTGCTTTTACATTACAACAATTGAAGTCACTTCCTTTAAGAGAGCATGAAATTTTCAATTTATACCGAAAAGATACTCCTTTTGCAACTTCAGAAAACGGTGATATTTCTTCTTTGTTTGGAGGTTCTTCAGACTTTTCAGATTCTTCTTTTCCATCCATTAAAAGTTATTGCGTAGACCGAACTGCACAGGCGAGAAACGGCGACATAGAAAATATTATAGGTAGGGATAAAGAGCTTAGAATGTTGGTAGAAATTCTTTGCCGAAGAAGCAAACCCAATGTAATTATCGTAGGTGAACCGGGAGTTGGAAAAACGGCTTTGGTAGAAGGTTTTGCAACAGAAATCATCAAAGGAAATGTTCCCGAAATGCTTAAAAATGCTACATTGTTGGAACTCGATACGGGAGCTTTATTGGCAGGAACTTCTTATAAAGGTGAAATTGAAGACCGTCTGAAAAAAGTAATCAACGAATGCAAAAAGATTGAAAAAGCAGTTTTATTTATTGATGAAATTCACACGCTTTTAGATCCAAAAGGGAGCATCGGAAATATCGGAAATATCCTTAAACCTGAATTGGCGAGAGGCGAAATTACCGTAATCGGAGCGACTACTCAGGAAGAATACAGAAAAATTATTGAACCCGAACAGGCTTTTAACCGTCGTTTTGAAGTGTTGACTGTACTTGAACCGGACGAAAAAACATGTGTGAAAATGATCGATGTTTTATTGGATGGTTATAAAAAACACCACGGAATTGAAGTTGAAAAAACAGCAATTCCGGAATGTGTACGTTTGGCAAAACGTTATGCAAAAGGTAAAAAACTTCCCGATGCAGCGATTGACCTTTTAGACCGAACAATGGCGGCAATAAAAATGCTTGACGAACTTTCTGAAAAAGAATTGGAAAGCTGGAAAGAAATTTATGAAAATATTTTAAAAGAAGAATATTTTGATGATAAAGATAAAGCCGACGAATTGATATGGAATTACAATTTATTGAGAGATAAAATAAGTCCGATTTTATGGGGATCTTTAAGTGAACAACCGCAAATCGATAATTCGATGCCGGTAGAATCAATTCAAAAAATAATAGAAGAAACCTATGCTGAACTTTTACAGCATGCGGCAAAAAAACGAGAAAAAGTTGACCGTCTTGAATTAGCGGCGGTAATGGCAGCAAAAACCAATATTCCGATAGGTAAAATTCAGGCTCAGGAAAAAGAGAAATTGCTGAATATGGAAGGTCTTCTGATGAACAGAGTTGTTGGTCAGGATCACGCTTTGAAAATACTTTCAGATGCTATTGTTGAAAACCGAAGCGGTTTAAATAAACCGGGACAACCCATTGGATCATTCTTCCTTTTGGGACCAACCGGAACCGGAAAAACAGAATTGGCAAAATCGATGGCAGAATTGCTTTTCAACGATGAAAAAGCGATGGTGCGTTTTGATATGTCAGAATTTAAAGAAGAACATTCAGCAGCACTTTTATACGGCGCGCCTCCTGGTTACGTTGGCTACGAAGAAGGTGGAATGTTGGTGAATAAAATCAGACAACAACCTTATACTGTGGTTTTGTTTGATGAAATTGAAAAAGCGCATCACTCAGTTTTTGATGTGTTTTTACAGATCATGGACGAAGGAAAAGTGCATGATAAGCTTGGAAAAGAAGGCGATTTCAGTAATGCTTTAATCTTGTTTACTTCAAATATCGGAAGCGAAGAAATTGTAAAACAGTTTGAAGAAGGAAAAGTTCCCGAATCAAATTCATTAATGCAGATTATGTCGAATTCCGGAAGATTCAGACCTGAATTTTTGGCGAGAATTACAGAAATTATTCCGTTTGCACCGATTACAGAATCTATTGCTGAAAGAATTTTTAATATTCAGTTGAAATCGCTTCATACTTCATTAACAAGATTAGGAATGAGTTTAAAAATTAGTGATGAAGCCGTGAAAAATTTAGCATTAAACGGATTCAGCAGTAAATACGGAGCCAGACAAATTTCAGGAGTGATCAGATCGCAATTGGCAAGACCGATTTCGAAAATGATTGTAAGAGAAGAAGTAAAATCCGGACAAAACCTTTCAGTAGACTGGAATGCCGAAGAAGAAAAAATAAGCTGGAAAGTAGATTGA